From Actinosynnema mirum DSM 43827, a single genomic window includes:
- a CDS encoding alpha/beta hydrolase, with the protein MRTTLIVVLTTLLTTPLLPVPASAAPTGAEVGPVEMGTVEMGPVEVGSEVGAEVGGGPVAEHLLRQRIDWTPCAEPDLAGLECGAYRTPRDWGDPEDSRTITIAVSRLRNDDARRSVLTNPGGPGGQGRFTPLMLQGRQRLVESAELIGFDVRGAGASTNLTCGNLNWRLVADPRDRSRANVERLYDAAELQARTCQTLSGDLHRVVNTEQTARDLDLLRHLLGRDRVDWVGYSSGTWLGAHYATLFPKRVGRFVLDSNADLTARFQTMFHDYFAQAFQRRFDVDYLPWVAKHHDAYGLGRTAGEVKRVYEAVRAKLAEAPFILPDGTVLDAIAFDQTAFQTQYRKLLFPMVTPDLADLARRLGVVAPEPQSASGPRLAASDFPTLTTLTALASRYPDAENATLFAVACNDTPFHGGRADLARDAERTGSRYPFFGYHQLLAPCAFWKRPPLTLPKPTGEGAPPLLLVQSERDPATPVEGARRSHKILKGSRMLTVLNEGDHGMYAVGNNPCVDREVEDFLVDGKIPERDLTCSGTALPIPNELGTVTTALPALIGFPL; encoded by the coding sequence ATGCGCACAACGCTCATCGTGGTGCTGACCACGCTGCTCACCACCCCGCTGTTACCCGTGCCCGCCTCCGCAGCCCCGACGGGCGCGGAGGTGGGCCCGGTGGAGATGGGCACGGTGGAGATGGGCCCGGTGGAGGTGGGCAGCGAGGTGGGCGCGGAGGTGGGTGGCGGGCCCGTGGCCGAGCACCTGCTGCGGCAGCGGATCGACTGGACGCCGTGCGCGGAACCCGACCTGGCGGGTCTGGAGTGCGGGGCCTACCGCACCCCGCGCGACTGGGGCGACCCGGAGGACTCGCGGACCATCACCATCGCGGTGAGCAGGCTCCGCAACGACGACGCGCGCCGCAGCGTGCTCACCAACCCCGGCGGCCCCGGCGGTCAGGGCAGGTTCACCCCCTTGATGCTCCAGGGCAGGCAACGCCTGGTCGAGTCCGCCGAACTGATCGGCTTCGACGTGCGGGGCGCAGGCGCGAGCACCAACCTGACCTGCGGAAACCTGAACTGGCGTCTGGTCGCCGACCCCCGCGACCGCAGCCGCGCGAACGTGGAGCGCCTCTACGACGCCGCAGAACTCCAGGCCCGAACCTGCCAGACCCTCTCCGGCGACCTGCACCGCGTGGTCAACACCGAGCAGACCGCCCGCGACCTGGACCTCCTGCGCCACCTGCTGGGCCGGGACCGCGTGGACTGGGTCGGCTACTCCAGCGGGACGTGGCTGGGCGCGCACTACGCGACCCTCTTCCCGAAGCGCGTGGGCCGTTTCGTGCTCGACTCGAACGCCGACCTCACGGCCAGGTTCCAGACCATGTTCCACGACTACTTCGCCCAGGCCTTCCAACGCCGATTCGACGTGGACTACCTGCCGTGGGTGGCGAAGCACCACGACGCGTACGGCCTGGGCCGAACCGCGGGGGAGGTGAAGCGGGTCTACGAGGCCGTGCGCGCGAAGCTGGCCGAGGCCCCTTTCATCCTCCCGGACGGGACGGTGCTGGACGCGATCGCCTTCGACCAGACCGCGTTCCAGACCCAGTACCGCAAACTCCTGTTCCCGATGGTCACCCCGGACCTGGCCGACCTGGCCCGCCGCTTGGGCGTGGTGGCCCCCGAGCCGCAGTCGGCCTCAGGACCGCGGCTCGCCGCCTCGGATTTCCCCACCCTGACCACCCTGACCGCGCTGGCCAGCCGCTACCCGGACGCGGAGAACGCGACCCTGTTCGCCGTGGCCTGCAACGACACCCCGTTCCACGGTGGACGCGCGGACCTGGCCCGCGATGCCGAACGCACCGGTTCCCGGTACCCGTTCTTCGGCTACCACCAACTGCTCGCACCCTGCGCCTTCTGGAAACGCCCACCCCTCACCCTGCCGAAGCCGACCGGCGAGGGCGCACCCCCGCTCCTGCTGGTCCAATCCGAACGCGACCCGGCAACCCCGGTCGAAGGCGCCCGCAGATCCCACAAGATCCTGAAGGGCTCCCGGATGCTGACCGTCCTGAACGAGGGCGACCACGGCATGTACGCCGTGGGGAACAACCCGTGCGTTGACCGCGAGGTGGAGGACTTCCTGGTGGACGGCAAGATCCCAGAACGCGACCTGACCTGTTCAGGAACGGCCCTACCGATACCGAACGAACTGGGCACGGTGACGACCGCACTGCCGGCGTTGATCGGGTTTCCGCTGTAA
- a CDS encoding response regulator — protein sequence MTISVLLVDDHEIVRRGLLQLLQVEPDISVVGEAGTAADAVAAAAELKPDVAVIDVRLPDGSGVGVCRDIRSGNQPPPACLMLTSYDDDEALFGAIMAGAAGYMLKQVSGNDLVSAIRTLASGGSLLHAGVTATVLQRLRGGPVEDPRYASLSPQERRILDLIAEGLTNRQIAGRLFLAEKTVKNYVSSLLHKLGFDRRTEAGVYAAKRRQAGGYQHY from the coding sequence ATGACCATCTCGGTGCTGCTGGTGGACGATCACGAGATCGTCCGGCGCGGGTTATTGCAGCTGTTGCAGGTGGAGCCGGACATCTCGGTCGTCGGCGAGGCCGGGACGGCGGCGGACGCGGTCGCCGCGGCGGCGGAGCTGAAGCCGGACGTGGCCGTGATCGACGTGCGACTGCCCGACGGTTCGGGGGTGGGGGTGTGCCGGGACATCAGGTCCGGAAACCAGCCGCCGCCCGCCTGCCTGATGCTGACGTCGTACGACGACGACGAGGCGCTGTTCGGGGCGATCATGGCCGGCGCGGCCGGGTACATGCTCAAGCAGGTGTCGGGCAACGACCTGGTGTCGGCGATCCGGACGCTCGCGTCAGGCGGCTCGCTGCTGCACGCCGGGGTGACCGCGACGGTGCTGCAACGCCTGCGGGGCGGGCCGGTGGAAGACCCCCGGTACGCGTCGCTGAGCCCGCAGGAGCGACGAATCCTGGACCTGATCGCGGAAGGCCTGACCAACCGGCAGATCGCGGGAAGGCTGTTCCTCGCGGAGAAGACGGTCAAGAACTACGTGTCGTCGCTGCTGCACAAGCTGGGATTCGACCGCCGAACCGAGGCCGGCGTCTACGCGGCCAAGCGCCGCCAGGCAGGTGGCTACCAGCACTACTGA
- a CDS encoding GAF domain-containing protein: MGDPNATRLEALVGLLTERSAEVVDSQERMRRLLGAVVSLASDLSLPDVLRRLVESSCDLAGARYGALAVVGPDRKLLEFTVGEDGAARPGGAPTSFDPGDPAFLGVPVRVRGEVFGNLYLTDKIGGGGFTEPDREVVEAVAAAAGITIQNARLYEESRQREVWLRASNEVTNALLTGTPDRDALRLVAVRARLAADAVSAAMAMPDADGELHVRVEDGALRGFTVSREGSASREVFTTGRPKVLDELPGHAGRAGPVVIVPLAAGDRVLGVLLVVRGPERSTFDRGDVALVESFARQAALILEFTKAQGAGRRIAVLEDRDRIARDLHDLVVQRLFGLGLGLQGLNGLIEQPVVAERLGEFVSEVDQTIREIRRTIFSLQEPSGVSSLRSQVLAAVQESVRMLGFEPELVVEGAIDSLVPDEIRPDLLATLREALANAARHSGARRVGVRLSVDGAATAVRLVVSDDGAGLPGVQGRRIGGLVNMRARAERWDGVCEVESEEGKGVVIRWSVPLVAA, translated from the coding sequence GTGGGGGACCCGAACGCGACGCGATTAGAAGCGCTGGTCGGTCTGCTGACCGAGCGCTCCGCCGAGGTGGTCGACTCCCAGGAGCGGATGCGCAGGCTGCTCGGCGCGGTCGTGTCGCTGGCCAGCGACCTGTCGCTGCCCGACGTGCTGCGCAGGCTGGTCGAGTCCTCGTGCGACCTCGCGGGCGCGCGCTACGGCGCGCTCGCCGTCGTCGGACCGGACCGGAAGCTGCTGGAGTTCACCGTCGGCGAGGACGGCGCAGCGCGCCCCGGAGGCGCGCCCACCTCGTTCGACCCCGGCGACCCGGCGTTCCTCGGCGTGCCCGTGCGGGTGCGCGGCGAGGTGTTCGGCAACCTCTACCTGACCGACAAGATCGGCGGTGGCGGGTTCACCGAGCCCGACCGCGAGGTCGTCGAGGCCGTGGCCGCAGCGGCGGGCATCACGATCCAGAACGCCCGGCTCTACGAGGAGTCCCGGCAGCGCGAGGTGTGGCTGCGCGCGTCCAACGAGGTCACCAACGCGCTGCTCACCGGCACCCCGGACCGCGACGCGCTGCGCCTGGTCGCGGTGCGCGCCCGGCTCGCCGCCGACGCCGTCAGCGCCGCCATGGCCATGCCCGACGCGGACGGCGAGCTGCACGTGCGGGTCGAGGACGGGGCGCTGCGCGGGTTCACCGTGTCCCGCGAGGGCAGCGCGAGCCGCGAGGTGTTCACCACCGGCAGGCCCAAGGTGCTGGACGAGCTGCCCGGTCACGCCGGGCGCGCGGGCCCCGTCGTCATCGTGCCTCTCGCGGCGGGTGATCGGGTGCTCGGCGTGCTGCTCGTGGTCAGGGGACCGGAGCGCAGCACGTTCGACCGGGGCGACGTGGCGCTCGTGGAGTCGTTCGCCCGGCAGGCCGCGCTGATCCTGGAGTTCACCAAGGCCCAGGGCGCGGGACGGCGCATCGCGGTGCTGGAGGACCGCGACCGCATCGCCCGCGACCTGCACGACCTGGTGGTGCAGCGGCTGTTCGGGCTGGGGCTGGGCTTGCAGGGGTTGAACGGGCTGATCGAGCAGCCGGTGGTCGCGGAGCGGCTGGGGGAGTTCGTCAGCGAGGTCGACCAGACCATCAGGGAGATCCGGCGCACGATCTTCTCGCTCCAGGAGCCGTCCGGGGTGTCCAGCCTGCGCTCGCAGGTGCTGGCGGCGGTGCAGGAGTCGGTGCGGATGCTCGGGTTCGAGCCGGAGCTGGTGGTGGAGGGCGCGATCGACTCGCTGGTCCCCGACGAGATCCGCCCTGACCTGCTGGCGACGCTGCGAGAGGCCCTGGCCAACGCGGCCAGGCACTCCGGAGCCAGGCGGGTAGGGGTCCGGCTCTCCGTGGACGGCGCGGCGACCGCGGTCCGGCTCGTGGTGTCCGACGACGGCGCCGGGCTGCCCGGCGTCCAGGGGCGGCGCATCGGCGGCCTGGTGAACATGCGGGCCCGCGCCGAGCGGTGGGACGGGGTGTGCGAGGTGGAGAGCGAGGAGGGGAAGGGGGTGGTGATCCGGTGGTCGGTTCCGCTGGTGGCCGCCTAG
- a CDS encoding pyridoxamine 5'-phosphate oxidase family protein, producing MLDSAGLEVLPHEECMRLLATQGVGRLVYTANALPVVHPVVYVVDRGALLMRVPRSSAAAGTRDSIVAFEVDQIADDLSSGWSVLVIGHVTEVVGDDALERARALELPTRGIEGGDHYLSMVVELMTGRRIPAP from the coding sequence ATGCTGGACTCGGCTGGGTTGGAGGTGCTCCCGCACGAGGAGTGCATGCGGCTGCTCGCCACCCAGGGCGTCGGCAGGCTGGTGTACACCGCGAACGCCCTGCCCGTCGTCCACCCGGTGGTCTACGTCGTCGACCGGGGAGCGCTGCTGATGCGCGTCCCGAGGAGCAGCGCCGCGGCGGGGACCCGCGACAGCATCGTGGCGTTCGAGGTCGACCAGATCGCCGACGACCTGTCGTCCGGCTGGTCCGTGCTGGTCATCGGGCACGTCACCGAGGTGGTGGGCGACGACGCGCTGGAGCGGGCCCGCGCGCTGGAGCTGCCCACCAGGGGCATCGAGGGCGGTGACCACTACCTGAGCATGGTCGTCGAGCTCATGACGGGTCGTCGCATTCCAGCGCCGTGA
- a CDS encoding arylamine N-acetyltransferase family protein, whose product MALIDVVGLLRRLRVVAEPPSADALRRMHRAFVARVPYENVEIQLGRPTSVDPAESVARIVDRGRGGYCFHLNGALAALLRGLGYRVTAHAGHVQGRAGEPPELNRSHLALVVSGLPAADCPDGRWLVDAGLGDGLLDPLPLRAGEHRQEVLAFGLAGSPLVEGWRFTHDPRGSFHAVDVESEPTTTGTFAARHHHLSTSPDSPFVRAFTAQRVDATGIDLLRALTLTRRAVEGDRTLVLEARRDWAAALADVFGLVLDADEVAVLWPKALAQHEAHLAARAVG is encoded by the coding sequence ATGGCGCTGATCGACGTCGTGGGGCTGCTGCGGCGACTGCGCGTGGTGGCCGAGCCGCCGAGCGCGGACGCGCTGCGCCGGATGCACCGGGCGTTCGTGGCGCGGGTGCCGTACGAGAACGTGGAGATCCAACTGGGCCGCCCGACCTCGGTGGACCCGGCGGAGTCGGTGGCCAGGATCGTGGACCGGGGGCGCGGCGGGTACTGCTTCCACCTGAACGGGGCGCTGGCCGCGCTGCTGCGGGGGCTGGGCTACCGGGTGACCGCGCACGCCGGGCACGTCCAGGGGCGCGCCGGGGAGCCGCCGGAGCTGAACCGCTCGCACCTGGCGCTGGTCGTCTCCGGGCTGCCGGCCGCCGACTGCCCGGACGGCCGCTGGCTGGTGGACGCGGGCCTCGGCGACGGCCTGCTCGACCCGCTGCCGCTGCGCGCGGGCGAGCACCGGCAGGAGGTGCTCGCGTTCGGCCTGGCCGGGTCGCCGCTGGTCGAGGGCTGGCGGTTCACGCACGACCCGAGGGGCAGCTTCCACGCCGTGGACGTCGAGTCCGAGCCGACGACCACCGGGACGTTCGCGGCGCGGCACCACCACCTGTCGACGTCCCCGGACTCGCCGTTCGTCCGGGCGTTCACCGCTCAGCGGGTGGACGCGACCGGGATCGACCTGCTGCGGGCGCTGACCCTGACCAGGCGCGCGGTCGAGGGGGACCGGACCCTGGTGCTGGAGGCGCGCCGGGACTGGGCGGCGGCGCTGGCCGACGTGTTCGGGCTGGTCCTCGACGCGGACGAGGTGGCCGTGCTGTGGCCGAAGGCGCTGGCCCAGCACGAGGCGCACCTGGCCGCGCGAGCGGTGGGCTAG
- a CDS encoding acetyl-CoA C-acetyltransferase — protein sequence MSRGSVIVAGARTPMGRLLGSLKDFSAAQLGGVAIKAALERAGVAPEQVQYVIMGQVLTAGAGQIPARQAAVNAGIPMTVPALTINKVCLSGVDAIALADQLIRAGEFDVVVAGGQESMTQAPHLLKDSRGGFKYGDTALVDHMAHDGLFCAFDQVAMGVSTEKHNGRHGVTRAEQDEFSARSHQLAARAAEAGLFAEEIAPVAVPQRKGDPVLVSTDEGVRAGTTAETLARLRPAFAADGTITAGSASQISDGAAAVVVMSKDKAEELGLEWLAEIGAHGVVAGPDASLHEQPSNAIKAACAKEGVDPADLDLVEINEAFAAVGLVSTRELGISPDKVNVNGGAIALGHPIGMSGARIALHLALELRRRGGGVGAAALCGGGGQGDALIVRVPKKG from the coding sequence GTGTCCCGTGGTTCCGTCATCGTCGCCGGCGCCCGCACCCCGATGGGGCGGCTGCTGGGTTCGCTCAAGGACTTCTCCGCCGCCCAGCTCGGCGGCGTCGCGATCAAGGCCGCGCTGGAGCGCGCGGGCGTCGCGCCCGAGCAGGTCCAGTACGTGATCATGGGCCAGGTGCTCACCGCGGGCGCGGGCCAGATCCCGGCCAGGCAGGCCGCGGTGAACGCGGGCATCCCGATGACCGTGCCCGCGCTGACGATCAACAAGGTGTGCCTGTCCGGCGTGGACGCCATCGCGCTCGCCGACCAGCTGATCCGCGCGGGCGAGTTCGACGTGGTCGTCGCGGGCGGCCAGGAGTCCATGACCCAGGCCCCGCACCTGCTCAAGGACTCGCGCGGCGGGTTCAAGTACGGCGACACCGCCCTCGTCGACCACATGGCCCACGACGGGCTGTTCTGCGCGTTCGACCAGGTCGCGATGGGCGTGTCCACCGAGAAGCACAACGGCCGCCACGGCGTGACCCGCGCCGAGCAGGACGAGTTCTCCGCCCGCTCGCACCAGCTCGCCGCCCGCGCCGCCGAGGCCGGGCTGTTCGCCGAGGAGATCGCGCCCGTCGCCGTCCCGCAGCGCAAGGGCGACCCGGTGCTGGTCAGCACCGACGAGGGCGTGCGCGCGGGCACCACCGCCGAGACGCTCGCCCGGCTGCGGCCCGCGTTCGCGGCGGACGGCACCATCACGGCCGGGTCGGCCTCCCAGATCTCGGACGGCGCGGCGGCCGTGGTGGTCATGAGCAAGGACAAGGCCGAGGAGCTCGGGCTGGAGTGGCTGGCCGAGATCGGCGCGCACGGCGTGGTCGCCGGGCCCGACGCGAGCCTGCACGAGCAGCCGTCCAACGCGATCAAGGCGGCCTGCGCGAAGGAGGGCGTCGACCCCGCCGACCTGGACCTCGTGGAGATCAACGAGGCGTTCGCGGCGGTCGGCCTGGTGTCCACGCGCGAGCTGGGGATCAGCCCGGACAAGGTCAACGTCAACGGCGGGGCGATCGCGCTCGGCCACCCCATCGGCATGTCCGGGGCGCGGATCGCGCTGCACCTGGCGCTGGAGCTGCGCAGGCGCGGCGGCGGCGTGGGCGCGGCGGCGCTGTGCGGCGGCGGCGGGCAGGGCGACGCGCTGATCGTGCGGGTGCCGAAGAAGGGCTGA
- the mce gene encoding methylmalonyl-CoA epimerase produces MELLSGLITAVDHVGIAVPDLDEAIAFHRETFGLVVAHEEVNEEQGVREAMLRAPGDGGGGTAVQLLAPLSPKSTIAKFLDRSGPGLQQLAYRVSDVDAAAERLREAGLRVLYASAKRGTGGSRVNFVHPKDAGGVLVELVEPAAH; encoded by the coding sequence ATGGAGCTGCTGAGCGGGTTGATCACGGCGGTGGACCACGTCGGCATCGCGGTGCCCGACCTGGACGAGGCGATCGCCTTCCACCGGGAGACCTTCGGCCTCGTCGTCGCGCACGAGGAGGTCAACGAGGAGCAGGGCGTGCGCGAGGCCATGCTGCGCGCCCCCGGCGACGGCGGCGGCGGCACGGCGGTGCAGCTCCTGGCCCCGCTCAGCCCGAAGTCGACCATCGCGAAGTTCCTCGACCGCTCGGGCCCCGGCCTCCAGCAGCTGGCCTACCGGGTGTCCGATGTGGACGCGGCGGCCGAGCGGCTGCGCGAGGCGGGCCTGCGGGTGCTGTACGCGAGCGCCAAGCGCGGCACGGGCGGCAGCCGGGTGAACTTCGTGCACCCCAAGGACGCGGGCGGCGTGCTGGTCGAGCTGGTCGAGCCCGCCGCGCACTGA
- a CDS encoding chromosome segregation protein, producing MGLADDRDLVPLGSGFDVVKRGYDRGQVEEHLERLDSDLRLLAADRDAAMSQTSDLARQLEAARSEMADLRNQIDRLSMPPTTLEGLSERLQRMLRLAQDEANEIKARAEAEGGHIRAKAESDAGALRSRYDALIGELDQRRADMENEHRGVLEGARAEAEKIVADAREQAGRIDQEAQQRRTTVEEDFEIAMAARRVESMKTLAEQEAGSKNEAERRLREATDEAARIRAQVAQEQAAANAEAQRLVREATEEANRRRHDSLSEATARVQEATDEANRRVREATEESNRRVTSATQKVEALKQLRNRLSQQLHSVRSALLDVTPLLDPLDDEQQARAAEEAGASPQVAATQVAASIATSQVTAGSAPKPAGAEATQLMARPKPVDKKAAEVDPVTVQLAGKQGEQQENKPPQAPDGPTQKMVRPIPPKAQPAQR from the coding sequence ATGGGCCTCGCCGACGACCGTGACCTCGTTCCCCTCGGCTCCGGCTTCGACGTCGTCAAACGCGGGTACGACCGCGGGCAGGTCGAGGAGCACCTGGAGCGCCTCGACTCCGACCTGCGCCTGCTCGCCGCCGACCGCGACGCGGCCATGTCGCAGACCAGCGACCTGGCCCGCCAGCTGGAGGCCGCGCGCTCCGAGATGGCGGACCTGCGCAACCAGATCGACCGCCTGTCGATGCCCCCCACCACGCTGGAGGGGCTGAGCGAGCGGTTGCAGCGGATGCTGCGCCTGGCGCAGGACGAGGCCAACGAGATCAAGGCGCGCGCCGAGGCCGAGGGCGGGCACATCCGGGCCAAGGCCGAGTCGGACGCGGGCGCGCTGCGCAGCAGGTACGACGCCCTGATCGGCGAGCTGGACCAGCGCCGCGCCGACATGGAGAACGAGCACCGGGGCGTGCTGGAGGGCGCGCGCGCCGAGGCCGAGAAGATCGTCGCGGACGCGCGCGAGCAGGCGGGCCGGATCGACCAGGAGGCGCAGCAGCGCCGCACCACGGTCGAGGAGGACTTCGAGATCGCGATGGCGGCCCGTCGCGTGGAGTCGATGAAGACGCTCGCCGAGCAGGAGGCGGGCAGCAAGAACGAGGCCGAGCGCAGGCTCCGCGAGGCGACCGACGAGGCGGCCCGGATCAGGGCGCAGGTCGCGCAGGAGCAGGCGGCGGCGAACGCGGAGGCCCAGCGCCTGGTGCGCGAGGCCACCGAGGAGGCGAACCGCAGGCGGCACGACTCGCTGTCCGAGGCGACCGCGCGCGTGCAGGAGGCCACGGACGAGGCGAACCGCCGGGTCCGGGAGGCCACCGAGGAGTCCAACCGCAGGGTGACGTCGGCGACGCAGAAGGTCGAGGCGCTCAAGCAGCTGCGCAACCGGCTGTCGCAGCAGCTGCACTCGGTGCGCTCGGCCCTGCTGGACGTGACCCCGCTGCTGGACCCGCTGGACGACGAGCAGCAGGCCCGCGCCGCCGAGGAGGCGGGCGCGTCCCCGCAGGTCGCGGCGACGCAGGTGGCCGCCTCGATCGCGACGTCCCAGGTGACGGCCGGGTCGGCGCCGAAGCCCGCGGGCGCGGAGGCGACCCAGCTGATGGCGCGCCCGAAGCCGGTGGACAAGAAGGCCGCCGAGGTCGACCCGGTGACCGTGCAGCTCGCGGGCAAGCAGGGCGAGCAGCAGGAGAACAAGCCCCCGCAGGCCCCGGACGGCCCGACCCAGAAGATGGTCCGCCCGATCCCGCCGAAGGCCCAGCCCGCCCAGCGCTGA
- a CDS encoding alpha/beta fold hydrolase, with protein METSPLVLLHAFPVDSRMWDGVRERLDPITPDQRAGGEPDLAGAARRVLAELDGRGIGRVVLGGCSMGGYVAMALLRIAPERVAGLVLVDTKAVADVEEARDKRLAVAREVDEHGVGAVVGSVSGLLAPGSPLVDEVRAVVLGQRAEDVAWAQRAMAARPDSTALLREADVPKLVVVGEHDAVTPPERARALAGEIGATCVELAGVGHLSPWEAPGAFADAVLDWRRATGV; from the coding sequence GTGGAAACCTCGCCGCTCGTCCTGCTGCACGCCTTCCCCGTCGACTCCCGCATGTGGGACGGGGTCCGCGAACGCCTCGACCCGATCACGCCCGACCAGCGCGCGGGCGGCGAGCCCGACCTGGCGGGCGCGGCCCGGCGGGTGCTGGCCGAGCTGGACGGGCGGGGGATCGGGCGGGTGGTGCTCGGCGGGTGCTCGATGGGCGGGTACGTCGCGATGGCGCTGCTGCGGATCGCGCCCGAGCGGGTGGCCGGGCTGGTGCTGGTCGACACCAAGGCGGTCGCCGACGTCGAGGAGGCGCGGGACAAGCGGCTGGCGGTGGCGCGCGAGGTCGACGAGCACGGGGTCGGCGCGGTGGTCGGCTCGGTGAGCGGGCTGCTCGCGCCCGGATCGCCGCTGGTGGACGAGGTGCGGGCGGTGGTGCTGGGGCAGCGGGCCGAGGACGTGGCCTGGGCGCAGCGGGCGATGGCGGCGCGGCCCGACTCGACGGCGCTGCTGCGGGAGGCGGACGTGCCGAAGCTGGTCGTGGTCGGCGAGCACGACGCGGTCACGCCGCCGGAGCGGGCGCGGGCGCTGGCGGGGGAGATCGGGGCGACGTGCGTCGAGCTGGCCGGGGTGGGGCACCTGTCGCCCTGGGAGGCGCCGGGGGCGTTCGCGGACGCGGTGCTGGACTGGCGGCGCGCGACGGGGGTGTGA
- a CDS encoding GNAT family N-acetyltransferase, with the protein MTDHPARYPDQVLTERLLLRRTTDADLPAVTEVLGDPAAHVHNPARPRTPREVAELLASWREHWRADGIGYWAVLSRESGELLGVGGLRVHVVGGERVLNLSYSFRTRHWGRGYATEMARASLERAAVSHPDLPPVVVTAPENTPAQRVAEKLGLAHAGDVEQDPEEGELRVYRRP; encoded by the coding sequence ATGACCGATCACCCGGCGCGCTACCCGGACCAGGTGCTGACCGAGCGCCTGCTGCTGCGCAGGACCACCGACGCCGACCTGCCCGCGGTGACCGAGGTCCTGGGCGACCCGGCGGCGCACGTCCACAACCCGGCGCGCCCGAGGACGCCGCGGGAGGTGGCCGAGCTGCTGGCGAGCTGGCGCGAGCACTGGCGCGCCGACGGCATCGGCTACTGGGCGGTGCTCTCGCGGGAGAGCGGGGAGCTGCTCGGCGTGGGCGGCCTGCGCGTGCACGTCGTGGGCGGCGAGCGGGTGCTGAACCTGTCGTACAGCTTCCGCACGCGGCACTGGGGCCGGGGCTACGCCACCGAGATGGCGCGCGCGTCCCTGGAGCGGGCGGCGGTCAGCCACCCGGACCTGCCGCCGGTGGTCGTCACCGCCCCGGAGAACACCCCGGCCCAGCGCGTGGCCGAGAAGCTGGGCCTGGCGCACGCCGGTGACGTGGAGCAGGACCCGGAGGAGGGCGAGCTGCGCGTCTACCGCAGGCCGTGA
- a CDS encoding FmdB family zinc ribbon protein: MPTYEFRCRACGSTFDVQRPMSEASAPASCPDGHADTVKLLSMAGLSSGATAPQGGGGGGGCCGGGCCG, from the coding sequence GTGCCGACCTACGAGTTCCGCTGCCGCGCCTGCGGCTCGACCTTCGACGTCCAGCGCCCGATGAGCGAGGCGTCCGCCCCCGCGAGCTGCCCGGACGGGCACGCGGACACGGTGAAGCTGCTGTCGATGGCGGGCCTGAGCTCCGGCGCGACCGCGCCCCAGGGCGGTGGTGGCGGCGGAGGGTGCTGCGGCGGCGGCTGCTGCGGCTGA
- a CDS encoding DUF3558 family protein, whose product MRRAVISLMVLVLGATSACTHSVNGTPVPGVLDVEQPFSSTSPGSSTKPSGDDSAAQDYCDLISWKDLPYEVADKGAPPTDVGYDREFDQSCKWQHSTGTLDVGVTLRFREDRPITLDKTNGEYTVDGRKVTYFDRTTDSSVQPSCVMVMDYAGGGVGIIVIDGSAKYGAICEQGKAVAEKLLAKEP is encoded by the coding sequence ATGCGGCGCGCGGTGATCTCACTCATGGTGCTGGTGCTCGGCGCGACGAGCGCGTGCACCCACTCGGTCAACGGGACCCCGGTCCCAGGGGTGCTCGACGTGGAGCAGCCGTTCTCGTCGACCAGCCCCGGCAGCAGCACCAAGCCGAGCGGGGACGACAGCGCGGCGCAGGACTACTGCGACCTGATCAGCTGGAAGGACCTGCCCTACGAGGTGGCGGACAAGGGCGCGCCGCCCACCGACGTCGGGTACGACCGGGAGTTCGACCAGTCCTGCAAGTGGCAGCACAGCACCGGGACGCTGGACGTCGGCGTGACGCTGCGCTTCCGCGAGGACCGGCCGATCACGCTGGACAAGACCAATGGTGAGTACACGGTCGACGGGCGGAAGGTCACCTACTTCGACCGGACCACGGACTCCAGCGTGCAGCCGTCGTGCGTGATGGTCATGGACTACGCCGGGGGCGGGGTCGGGATCATCGTGATCGACGGGTCGGCCAAGTACGGGGCGATCTGCGAGCAGGGCAAGGCCGTGGCGGAGAAGCTGCTGGCCAAGGAGCCGTGA